From Micrococcus porci, one genomic window encodes:
- a CDS encoding YlbL family protein, producing MRAAPPRPRGGSRRRPGRTPVSGRLALGSAALAFVLPVPYILEGPGPAIDVLGEQDGTPVLTVEGGTADPGEGRLDMTTVLVSGPPGGTTGLGDLVTALADGTVDAQPRELVHPSGVSADTVAQSNAAAMTDSQDVATAAALRALGRDVPAHLAVHATVPGAPAEGILREGDVILAAAGRSVTDMAGIRAAVDAAGPGDLALTLRRDGTERQVSVPVTAADPATGRSWQLGVLLEQRFDLPVQVEFALEDIGGPSAGMMFALAVIERLTPGDMTGGARIAGTGTITADGVVGPIGGIPQKMQGAARDGADVFLAPRENCADLAGRVPAGMTVYAVDTLATARAVVEAVGRGERPDDVPTCS from the coding sequence GTGCGAGCAGCCCCTCCCAGGCCCCGCGGCGGCTCGCGCCGTCGCCCCGGCCGGACGCCCGTCTCCGGGCGGCTCGCCCTCGGCTCGGCCGCCCTGGCGTTCGTGCTTCCCGTGCCGTACATCCTGGAGGGACCCGGCCCGGCCATCGACGTCCTGGGCGAGCAGGACGGCACCCCCGTGCTCACGGTGGAGGGCGGCACCGCCGACCCCGGCGAGGGGCGCCTGGACATGACCACCGTGCTCGTCTCCGGCCCGCCCGGCGGGACCACGGGCCTCGGCGACCTCGTCACCGCCCTCGCGGACGGCACCGTGGACGCCCAGCCGCGCGAGCTCGTGCACCCCTCCGGCGTCAGCGCGGACACGGTCGCCCAGTCCAACGCCGCGGCCATGACGGACTCCCAGGACGTCGCCACGGCGGCCGCCCTGCGGGCCCTGGGCCGCGACGTCCCCGCGCACCTGGCCGTCCATGCGACGGTCCCCGGCGCCCCGGCCGAGGGGATCCTCCGCGAGGGCGACGTGATCCTCGCCGCCGCAGGGAGGTCCGTGACGGACATGGCGGGGATCCGCGCCGCCGTCGACGCCGCCGGCCCCGGGGACCTCGCCCTGACCCTCCGCCGCGACGGCACCGAGCGGCAGGTGAGCGTGCCCGTGACCGCCGCGGACCCGGCCACCGGCCGCTCGTGGCAGCTCGGGGTCCTGCTCGAGCAGCGCTTCGACCTGCCCGTGCAGGTCGAGTTCGCGCTCGAGGACATCGGCGGTCCGTCCGCCGGGATGATGTTCGCCCTCGCGGTGATCGAGCGGCTGACCCCGGGGGACATGACCGGCGGCGCGCGGATCGCCGGCACCGGCACCATCACGGCGGACGGCGTCGTCGGCCCCATCGGGGGCATCCCGCAGAAGATGCAGGGCGCCGCCCGGGACGGGGCCGACGTGTTCCTCGCGCCACGGGAGAACTGCGCGGACCTCGCCGGCCGCGTCCCCGCCGGGATGACCGTCTACGCCGTGGACACGCTGGCCACGGCCCGCGCCGTCGTCGAGGCCGTGGGCCGCGGCGAGCGCCCCGACGACGTGCCCACGTGCTCGTGA
- a CDS encoding PspA/IM30 family protein has translation MVKQSILGRITTLAKANINAMLDKAEDPQKMLDQMVRDYTNNIAEAEAAVAQTIGNLRMMEDDYREDQEAARSWGQKALAASQKADEFRTKGEAANADKFDNLAKVAIERQMDAERQAKTAEPTITSQREIVDRLKTGLDQMKVKRQQLVSKRDELTARSRTAEAQTKVNEAVKSIDIMDPTSEISRYEEKVRREEARVRGQQELAASSLDAQFESLEDLGEQTEVEARLAALKSGSAPSALTAGSEELTLDYSGAETGTQTGTAERA, from the coding sequence ATGGTCAAGCAGTCCATCCTCGGCCGCATCACCACGCTCGCCAAGGCCAACATCAACGCGATGCTGGACAAGGCGGAGGACCCGCAGAAGATGCTGGACCAGATGGTCCGGGACTACACCAACAACATCGCGGAGGCTGAGGCGGCCGTCGCCCAGACCATCGGCAACCTGCGCATGATGGAGGACGACTACCGCGAGGACCAGGAGGCCGCCCGCAGCTGGGGCCAGAAGGCCCTCGCCGCCTCCCAGAAGGCGGACGAGTTCCGCACCAAGGGCGAGGCCGCCAACGCGGACAAGTTCGACAACCTCGCCAAGGTCGCCATCGAGCGCCAGATGGACGCGGAGCGCCAGGCGAAGACCGCCGAGCCCACCATCACCTCCCAGCGCGAGATCGTCGACCGCCTCAAGACCGGCCTGGACCAGATGAAGGTCAAGCGCCAGCAGTTGGTCTCCAAGCGGGACGAGCTCACCGCCCGCTCCCGCACCGCCGAGGCCCAGACCAAGGTCAACGAGGCCGTGAAGTCCATCGACATCATGGACCCGACCTCCGAGATCTCCCGCTACGAGGAGAAGGTGCGCCGCGAGGAGGCCCGCGTGCGCGGCCAGCAGGAGCTCGCCGCGTCCTCCCTGGACGCCCAGTTCGAGTCCCTCGAGGACCTCGGCGAGCAGACCGAGGTGGAGGCCCGCCTCGCCGCCCTGAAGTCCGGCTCCGCCCCCTCGGCCCTGACCGCCGGCTCGGAGGAGCTCACCCTGGACTACTCCGGCGCTGAGACCGGCACGCAGACCGGCACCGCCGAGCGCGCCTGA
- a CDS encoding M48 metallopeptidase family protein, translating to MSPSRTVTDLDWHGTPVRLVRSARRTRTVAAVWREGRLQVSVPARLSRAEERRWIERMVDRAGPAPAAHPAPSASAPSTGLGSAPDPRGDADLLARADALASAHLDGAAPGGRAPRPASVTWSSRQRQRWGSCTPARGTIRLSAQLRGMPDWVVDAVLVHELAHLSERGHGPRFQALVGRLPRYTEAMAFLAGVTYATSRGLPGAYPADADVADHARGWPGGDDDVVEG from the coding sequence ATGAGCCCGTCCCGCACCGTCACCGACCTCGACTGGCATGGCACCCCGGTGCGCCTGGTGCGCTCCGCCCGGCGCACGCGCACCGTGGCGGCCGTCTGGCGGGAGGGCCGCCTGCAGGTCAGCGTCCCCGCCCGTCTCTCCCGGGCGGAGGAGCGGCGGTGGATCGAGCGCATGGTGGACAGGGCCGGGCCCGCCCCCGCCGCGCACCCCGCCCCGTCCGCCTCGGCCCCGTCGACCGGACTCGGATCGGCCCCGGACCCGAGGGGGGACGCGGACCTGCTGGCGCGCGCGGACGCCCTGGCGTCCGCGCACCTCGACGGCGCCGCCCCCGGCGGACGTGCACCCCGGCCGGCGTCGGTCACGTGGTCCAGTCGGCAGCGCCAGCGGTGGGGCTCCTGCACGCCCGCCCGCGGCACGATCCGTCTCTCGGCCCAGCTGCGGGGCATGCCGGACTGGGTGGTGGACGCGGTCCTCGTGCACGAGCTGGCCCACCTGAGCGAGCGTGGGCACGGGCCCCGCTTCCAGGCGCTCGTGGGCCGCCTGCCGCGCTACACGGAGGCCATGGCGTTCCTGGCCGGCGTCACCTACGCCACGTCGCGCGGACTGCCGGGGGCTTACCCGGCAGACGCCGACGTCGCCGACCACGCCCGCGGATGGCCGGGCGGGGACGACGACGTCGTGGAGGGGTGA
- a CDS encoding zinc-dependent metalloprotease gives MTDSPRTPGSGSGDDDARDPLEEMLRQMFGGQGPDPEQIRQAMQGMGGPGGMGFDPSALDPTMLQQAMAQFQAMMNPGPGSDGPVNWTLARQSARQAVAGEDPVVGTFARREVDEALRLAELWLDGVTDTESTGAVGAAWSRAEWVEATAERWRRVTEPVAVSLSRAMSAAIEQQLPGQLPEGMDAGMLGGLQPMLKNLGGTMFGLQLGGAVGTLGKEVLSGTDMGLPIAGHTPVLIPVNIEEFGDGLSVPDDQLRLYLALREVARLRLFLHSPWLERDLFAAIEQYAAGIRLDTAGIERAAESVDPMDPESMQAVFNGSSFIAEPDATQRAALDQLELLIALVEGWVDVVVAAAAAPLESAPALRETMNRRRASGGPAEEAFAALVGLELRPRRLREAAVFWEAVTAEHGVEYREQIWSSPERQPTSEDLDDPAGYARRRSEAEASTDALDDELRTLLDGGFGDAPHEG, from the coding sequence ATGACTGACTCCCCGCGCACCCCCGGATCCGGCTCCGGCGACGACGACGCCCGCGACCCCCTCGAGGAGATGCTCCGGCAGATGTTCGGCGGGCAGGGCCCCGACCCCGAGCAGATCCGCCAGGCGATGCAGGGGATGGGCGGACCGGGCGGCATGGGCTTCGACCCGTCCGCACTGGACCCCACGATGCTGCAGCAGGCCATGGCGCAGTTCCAGGCCATGATGAACCCCGGCCCTGGCTCCGACGGCCCCGTGAACTGGACGCTGGCCAGGCAGTCCGCGCGCCAGGCCGTGGCGGGCGAGGACCCAGTGGTGGGCACCTTCGCCCGTCGCGAGGTGGACGAAGCCCTGCGCCTGGCCGAGCTGTGGCTGGACGGCGTCACGGACACCGAGTCCACGGGCGCCGTGGGCGCGGCCTGGTCCCGGGCCGAGTGGGTGGAGGCCACCGCCGAGCGCTGGCGCCGCGTCACGGAGCCGGTGGCGGTGTCCCTGTCCCGCGCCATGTCCGCGGCGATCGAGCAGCAGCTGCCCGGCCAGCTCCCCGAGGGGATGGACGCCGGCATGCTCGGCGGCCTCCAGCCCATGCTGAAGAACCTCGGCGGGACCATGTTCGGCCTGCAGCTGGGCGGCGCCGTGGGCACGCTCGGCAAGGAGGTGCTCTCCGGCACGGACATGGGCCTGCCGATCGCCGGGCACACCCCCGTGCTGATCCCCGTGAACATCGAGGAGTTCGGGGACGGGCTGTCCGTGCCGGACGACCAGCTGCGCCTCTACCTGGCCCTGCGCGAGGTGGCCCGCCTGCGCCTGTTCCTGCACTCCCCGTGGCTGGAGCGCGACCTGTTCGCCGCGATCGAGCAGTACGCCGCCGGCATCCGCCTGGACACCGCGGGCATCGAACGCGCCGCCGAGTCCGTGGACCCCATGGACCCCGAGTCCATGCAGGCCGTGTTCAACGGGTCCTCGTTCATCGCCGAGCCCGACGCCACGCAGCGGGCCGCCCTGGACCAGCTCGAGCTGCTCATCGCCCTCGTGGAGGGCTGGGTGGACGTGGTGGTCGCCGCCGCGGCGGCCCCGCTGGAGTCCGCCCCCGCGCTGCGCGAGACCATGAACCGCCGCCGCGCCTCCGGCGGCCCCGCCGAGGAGGCGTTCGCCGCCCTCGTCGGGCTCGAGCTGCGCCCCCGCCGCCTGCGCGAGGCGGCCGTCTTCTGGGAGGCCGTCACCGCCGAGCACGGGGTGGAGTACCGCGAGCAGATCTGGTCCTCCCCCGAGCGCCAGCCCACCTCCGAGGACCTCGACGACCCGGCCGGCTACGCCCGCCGCCGCTCCGAGGCGGAGGCCTCCACCGACGCCCTCGACGACGAGTTGCGCACGCTCCTCGACGGCGGCTTCGGCGACGCCCCCCACGAGGGCTGA
- a CDS encoding dinucleotide-utilizing protein, producing MATTDAHGPRESGLLADPAGIQVAGLGPAGGALAAALAAGGVAALALWDPTPVGASDLGLGLLPADLGRPRDRAWEARLSRTWPALPVYAGAGTRPGALGAATVAVDLPGLPDLAARAIAAQHPLLPVRTDLHGVSAGPWTGGGAPGCVLCTEDVPGTALTAPPAAPPRRDPGAAREPGHALRAVVLALDVLTGRRDATSAVLRVDAATGRLTRIPVRTRPGCGCADLLAGDGTGDDWAAALAAVEESLDGALADARP from the coding sequence ATGGCGACGACGGACGCACACGGGCCCCGGGAGTCGGGCCTGCTCGCGGACCCGGCGGGGATCCAGGTGGCGGGGCTCGGACCGGCCGGCGGTGCGCTGGCCGCCGCGCTCGCGGCCGGAGGGGTGGCGGCGCTCGCACTGTGGGACCCGACGCCGGTGGGGGCGTCCGACCTCGGTCTGGGCCTCCTCCCGGCGGACCTCGGCCGCCCGCGGGACCGCGCCTGGGAGGCGCGCCTGTCGCGGACGTGGCCCGCGTTGCCCGTCTATGCGGGGGCCGGCACGAGACCGGGCGCCCTCGGGGCGGCCACGGTCGCCGTCGACCTGCCCGGCCTGCCCGATCTGGCCGCCCGCGCCATCGCGGCGCAGCATCCCCTCCTGCCCGTCCGCACCGACCTCCACGGCGTCAGCGCCGGACCCTGGACCGGCGGCGGCGCACCCGGCTGCGTTCTCTGCACGGAGGACGTCCCCGGGACGGCCCTCACCGCTCCCCCGGCCGCGCCGCCGCGCCGGGACCCCGGGGCGGCCCGGGAGCCCGGACACGCACTGCGCGCGGTGGTCCTGGCCCTCGACGTGCTGACCGGGCGGCGGGACGCGACGTCGGCAGTGCTGCGGGTGGACGCGGCCACCGGACGGCTCACCCGCATCCCCGTCCGCACGCGTCCCGGATGCGGGTGCGCGGACCTCCTGGCCGGCGACGGCACGGGTGACGACTGGGCGGCGGCGCTGGCCGCCGTGGAGGAGTCCCTGGACGGGGCGCTCGCGGACGCCCGTCCGTGA
- a CDS encoding TPM domain-containing protein, producing the protein MAESVVRPSAPRLSRAAVLGGLGAITTTALLAPGAHAAVDVPPGTFVVDQAEVLSSAQESELTQDITQLQSKAGQNLYVVYVDKFDSTPQATIDSVVQQRGLGNSDSVLAIAVENRNYGFDTGMSSTMQSDIRSAYILPALRKAAAGGDWEAPAVAAVQGLDDAANGTLDGRGRSGETYQPDGTLPQAAEQDSSAQTSTSDSGNGASGALVGAGALAAVAGGAYVVSRRRRKSDGGAEPGAVATGPQASRDPLDELSVDELRKRAGATLVAADDAIRSSEQEVGFAMASYGEGAVGTFRQDIEKAKEHMRASFQLQHQLDDEIPDTEADQRSWLKEIIARSEQVGATLAAHKKEFDSLRDLENSVPEAISALESRVPQAEGAVQAAERELVDLHGRYAESALTEVNDNATQARERLEFVKTAEAKARASLEAGDRSTAAVAVRAAEESLSQVGTLTEAVSKAGAALSTHVANLQMGISQSEQDLAEAQALLSAGRNPELAGPVGGMQQTLAAVRAELQSGRPDPLALLQRLESAHRQLNTPLSGVRDAREQARQAEQMLSAAISQAQAQIDGTADFIGARRGAVGSEARTRLAEADRSLQTAMSLRSTDPVAALDHAQRASQLADRASERAQQDVADFGYGGMGGYGGLGGGYAGAGYRGGYGMPRSGAGGGFAGGLGGALLGGILMNSMFGGHHHDSGFGGGDWGGGGFGGFGGGGLDGGDFGGFGDADFGGF; encoded by the coding sequence ATGGCCGAGTCCGTCGTCCGTCCGTCCGCCCCGCGGCTCAGCCGCGCCGCCGTCCTCGGCGGACTGGGGGCGATCACGACGACGGCGCTCCTCGCCCCCGGCGCGCATGCCGCCGTGGACGTCCCCCCTGGCACGTTCGTGGTGGACCAGGCCGAGGTCCTCTCCTCCGCGCAGGAGAGCGAGCTGACGCAGGACATCACGCAGCTGCAGTCCAAGGCGGGGCAGAACCTCTACGTCGTGTACGTGGACAAGTTCGACTCCACGCCGCAGGCGACCATCGACTCCGTGGTGCAGCAGCGCGGCCTCGGGAACAGCGACTCCGTGCTCGCCATCGCCGTGGAGAACCGCAACTACGGGTTCGACACGGGCATGTCCTCCACCATGCAGTCGGACATCCGCTCCGCGTACATCCTCCCGGCCCTGCGGAAGGCCGCCGCGGGCGGGGACTGGGAGGCGCCGGCCGTCGCCGCCGTGCAGGGCCTCGACGACGCCGCCAACGGCACCCTCGACGGCCGGGGCCGCTCCGGGGAGACCTACCAGCCGGACGGGACGCTCCCCCAGGCCGCGGAGCAGGACTCCTCCGCCCAGACCTCCACGTCCGACTCCGGCAACGGCGCCTCCGGGGCCCTGGTGGGCGCCGGCGCGCTGGCCGCCGTCGCCGGCGGCGCGTACGTGGTGTCCCGCCGGCGCAGGAAGTCGGACGGCGGGGCCGAGCCCGGCGCCGTCGCCACCGGCCCGCAGGCGTCGCGCGACCCGCTGGACGAGCTGTCCGTGGACGAGCTCCGGAAGCGCGCCGGCGCCACGCTCGTGGCCGCCGACGACGCGATCCGCTCCTCGGAGCAGGAGGTCGGCTTCGCGATGGCCTCCTACGGCGAGGGCGCGGTGGGCACGTTCCGCCAGGACATCGAGAAGGCCAAGGAGCACATGCGCGCCTCCTTCCAGCTGCAGCACCAGCTGGACGACGAGATCCCGGACACCGAGGCGGACCAGCGCTCCTGGCTCAAGGAGATCATCGCCCGCTCCGAGCAGGTGGGCGCCACCCTCGCGGCGCACAAGAAGGAGTTCGACTCCCTGCGCGACCTCGAGAACTCCGTCCCGGAGGCCATCTCCGCCCTCGAGTCCCGCGTCCCCCAGGCGGAGGGCGCCGTGCAGGCCGCGGAGCGCGAGCTGGTGGACCTCCACGGCCGCTACGCCGAGTCCGCGCTCACCGAGGTCAACGACAACGCGACGCAGGCCCGCGAGCGCCTGGAGTTCGTCAAGACGGCCGAGGCGAAGGCGAGGGCCTCCCTGGAGGCCGGCGACCGCTCCACGGCCGCGGTGGCCGTGCGGGCCGCGGAGGAGTCCCTCTCCCAGGTGGGCACGCTCACCGAGGCCGTCTCCAAGGCCGGGGCCGCGCTGTCCACCCACGTGGCGAACCTGCAGATGGGCATCTCCCAGTCGGAGCAGGACCTCGCCGAGGCCCAGGCGCTCCTCTCCGCGGGCCGCAACCCGGAGCTGGCCGGCCCCGTGGGCGGCATGCAGCAGACGCTGGCCGCGGTCCGTGCGGAGCTGCAGTCCGGCCGCCCGGACCCCCTGGCGCTGCTGCAGCGCCTCGAGAGCGCCCACCGGCAGCTGAACACCCCGCTGTCCGGCGTCCGTGACGCCCGCGAGCAGGCGCGGCAGGCCGAGCAGATGCTCTCCGCGGCCATCTCCCAGGCCCAGGCCCAGATCGACGGCACAGCCGACTTCATTGGCGCCCGCCGCGGCGCCGTGGGCTCGGAGGCCCGCACGCGCCTGGCGGAGGCGGACCGCTCCCTGCAGACGGCCATGTCCCTGCGCTCCACCGACCCGGTGGCGGCCCTCGACCATGCCCAGCGCGCCTCCCAGCTCGCCGACCGCGCCTCGGAGCGCGCCCAGCAGGACGTCGCCGACTTCGGCTACGGCGGCATGGGCGGCTACGGGGGTCTGGGCGGCGGCTACGCCGGCGCCGGGTACCGGGGCGGCTACGGCATGCCCCGCTCGGGCGCGGGCGGCGGCTTCGCCGGCGGCCTGGGCGGCGCCCTGCTCGGCGGCATCCTCATGAACTCGATGTTCGGCGGCCACCACCACGACTCCGGCTTCGGCGGCGGCGACTGGGGCGGCGGCGGCTTCGGCGGGTTCGGCGGCGGCGGCCTGGACGGCGGCGACTTCGGCGGCTTCGGCGACGCCGACTTCGGCGGGTTCTGA
- a CDS encoding UPF0182 family membrane protein: protein MSFGQEGAGPFGGPPHHDGDGGAHAARRVRAGGGRPSALLLTVIAVAALVALYMLFTQVYTEVLWFDQLGFSEVFWTEVLTKAALFVVAGAVMALAVWLSLRTAWRHRPGTAGADGRDSLSRARRQLEPMRRLVWAALPAVLGLFAGSAAMNGWKTVQLFLHQVPYGKADPEFGLDLMFYLATLPFLTMAVGYLISVVLVAGLAGLAVHYLYGALGVGDDGRVHVSVPARVHLGVLAGLFLLLQAATFWLNRYRTLQSQAGNWAGAMYTDVNAAIPTSAILAVTAALVAALFVWAAFTGRFRLPLVGAAVLVITALVVGTAYPYVVQQYQVKPSERTLESPYIARNIEMTREAYGLDQVQVANYEGTTDAQAGDLKGEEANTANVRLMDPNLISQTFGQLQQFRPYYAFPGTLHVDRYEVDGQTRDTILAARDVNVDPEQSWVNRHTIYTHGYGVVAADASAVGAGGRPQWMLSEIPSRGVLGDDSTYEPRIYFGLNSPAYSVVGAPEGAPAVERDRPQTADSTDDTAYTFQGDGGPSVGGLFNRLAYAVKFGSPELVLSSDVNEASQILYDRDPVDRVAKVAPYLTVDTAPYPAIVGGRVKWIVDAYTTSDQFPYSTAQQLGEATQDSLSEGQAAALQGRVNYIRNSVKATVDAYDGSVELYAWDAEDPLLKSWQGVYPASLKPYSEMSAALLDHVRYPEDMFKVQRELLGRYHVTNPGDFYENNDAWSVPSDPTTDKDVKQPPYYMSLRLPGQEETAFSLTSTYIPQITDNGQQRNVLYGFLSADGDAGTGRDGERAPGYGTLRLLELPRSTTVPGPGQAQANFDSNAQVSQELNLLRQGASEVLNGNMITLPVAGGILYVQPVYVRSSGGTTYPTLRKVLVSFGDKVGFADTLDEALNQVFGGDSGATTPDAGEPAQEPRGTAEEELSSALAEAQDALAEGQERLAQGDWAGYGEQQTRLNEALKRATAADDAAKGAQESADPAPEG, encoded by the coding sequence GTGAGCTTCGGACAGGAAGGCGCGGGCCCCTTCGGCGGCCCGCCCCATCACGACGGCGATGGCGGCGCGCACGCGGCGCGCCGGGTTCGCGCGGGCGGGGGCCGGCCGAGCGCGCTGCTGCTGACCGTGATCGCGGTGGCCGCGCTCGTGGCCCTCTACATGCTGTTCACGCAGGTGTACACGGAGGTGCTCTGGTTCGACCAGCTCGGCTTCTCCGAGGTGTTCTGGACCGAGGTCCTCACCAAGGCGGCCCTGTTCGTCGTCGCCGGCGCGGTGATGGCCCTGGCCGTGTGGCTGTCCCTGCGCACCGCCTGGCGGCACCGGCCCGGCACGGCGGGCGCGGACGGCCGGGACTCCCTCAGCCGGGCCCGGCGTCAGCTCGAGCCGATGCGCCGGCTCGTCTGGGCGGCCCTGCCGGCGGTCCTGGGCCTGTTCGCCGGCTCGGCCGCGATGAACGGCTGGAAGACCGTCCAACTGTTCCTCCACCAGGTGCCCTACGGCAAGGCCGATCCGGAGTTCGGGCTGGACCTGATGTTCTACCTGGCCACGCTGCCGTTCCTGACGATGGCGGTCGGCTACCTGATCTCGGTGGTGCTGGTCGCCGGCCTCGCGGGCCTCGCCGTGCACTACCTCTACGGGGCCCTCGGCGTCGGCGACGACGGCCGGGTGCACGTCTCCGTCCCGGCCCGCGTGCACCTGGGCGTGCTCGCCGGCCTGTTCCTGCTGCTGCAGGCGGCCACGTTCTGGCTCAATCGCTACCGCACCCTCCAGTCCCAGGCGGGGAACTGGGCCGGCGCCATGTACACGGACGTCAACGCCGCGATCCCCACGTCCGCGATCCTGGCGGTGACGGCGGCGCTCGTGGCCGCCCTGTTCGTGTGGGCGGCCTTCACGGGCCGCTTCCGCCTGCCGCTGGTGGGGGCGGCGGTGCTCGTCATCACGGCGCTCGTGGTGGGGACGGCCTACCCGTACGTCGTGCAGCAGTACCAGGTGAAGCCGTCCGAGCGGACCCTCGAGTCCCCGTACATCGCCCGCAACATCGAGATGACCCGCGAGGCCTACGGCCTGGACCAGGTCCAGGTGGCGAACTACGAGGGCACCACTGACGCGCAGGCCGGGGACCTGAAGGGGGAGGAGGCCAACACGGCGAACGTGCGCCTGATGGACCCCAACCTCATCTCGCAGACCTTCGGGCAGCTGCAGCAGTTCCGCCCGTACTACGCGTTCCCCGGCACCCTGCACGTGGACCGCTACGAGGTCGACGGACAGACCCGGGACACCATCCTCGCCGCGCGCGACGTGAACGTGGACCCGGAGCAGTCCTGGGTGAACCGGCACACCATCTACACGCACGGCTACGGCGTGGTCGCCGCGGATGCCTCCGCGGTGGGTGCGGGCGGCAGGCCGCAGTGGATGCTCTCCGAGATCCCCTCGCGCGGCGTCCTGGGCGACGACTCGACCTACGAGCCTCGCATCTACTTCGGCCTGAACTCCCCGGCGTACTCGGTGGTCGGCGCCCCGGAGGGTGCGCCCGCCGTCGAGCGCGACCGCCCCCAGACCGCCGACTCCACGGACGACACGGCCTACACCTTCCAGGGCGACGGCGGCCCCTCCGTGGGCGGGCTGTTCAACCGGCTCGCCTACGCGGTGAAGTTCGGGTCCCCGGAGCTCGTGCTGTCCTCCGACGTGAACGAGGCCTCGCAGATCCTCTACGACCGCGACCCCGTGGACCGCGTGGCCAAGGTGGCCCCCTACCTCACGGTGGACACCGCCCCCTACCCGGCGATCGTGGGCGGGCGCGTGAAGTGGATCGTGGACGCCTACACGACGTCGGACCAGTTCCCGTACTCGACCGCCCAGCAGCTGGGCGAGGCCACGCAGGACTCCCTCAGCGAGGGCCAGGCCGCCGCGCTGCAGGGCCGGGTGAACTACATCCGCAACTCCGTGAAGGCCACCGTGGACGCCTACGACGGCTCCGTGGAGCTCTACGCGTGGGACGCCGAGGACCCGTTGCTGAAGTCCTGGCAGGGCGTGTACCCGGCCAGCCTGAAGCCGTACTCGGAGATGTCCGCGGCCCTGTTGGACCACGTGCGCTACCCCGAGGACATGTTCAAGGTGCAGCGCGAGCTGCTGGGCCGCTACCACGTGACCAATCCGGGCGACTTCTACGAGAACAACGACGCCTGGTCCGTGCCGTCCGACCCGACCACCGACAAGGACGTCAAGCAGCCGCCGTACTACATGTCCCTGCGGCTGCCCGGCCAGGAGGAGACCGCGTTCTCGTTGACGAGCACCTACATCCCGCAGATCACCGACAACGGCCAGCAGCGCAACGTGCTCTACGGCTTCCTCTCCGCCGACGGCGACGCCGGCACGGGCAGGGACGGCGAGCGGGCGCCGGGCTACGGCACGCTGCGGCTCCTCGAGCTGCCCCGGTCCACCACGGTGCCCGGCCCCGGGCAGGCGCAGGCGAACTTCGACTCCAACGCGCAGGTCTCCCAGGAGCTGAACCTGCTGCGGCAGGGAGCCTCGGAGGTGCTCAACGGCAACATGATCACCCTGCCCGTGGCCGGGGGCATCCTCTACGTCCAGCCGGTGTACGTCCGCTCCTCCGGCGGGACCACCTACCCGACGCTGCGCAAGGTGCTCGTGTCCTTCGGGGACAAGGTCGGGTTCGCCGACACCCTGGACGAGGCGCTGAACCAGGTGTTCGGCGGCGACTCGGGCGCCACCACGCCCGACGCCGGGGAACCGGCCCAGGAGCCGCGGGGCACCGCGGAGGAGGAGCTCAGCTCTGCGCTTGCGGAGGCCCAGGACGCGCTGGCCGAGGGCCAGGAGCGTCTGGCTCAGGGCGACTGGGCGGGCTACGGCGAGCAGCAGACCCGCCTGAACGAGGCGCTCAAGCGCGCCACCGCCGCCGACGACGCCGCCAAGGGCGCCCAGGAGTCCGCAGACCCGGCGCCCGAGGGCTGA